The DNA region GGAGGGGTTGCAAAAGTTCCCGCCGGCGTGAAAATATTTGCAAGGTTATTTCTTTCTGTTTTCAAAAGCAAGGGTTTTAAAACTTGCGGTGAATATCGCATCTGCAACGCTTCTAAAGCGCGGCGTTACCCCAAGGACGAAAGAACAAGCGATTTTTCTGTTTCCAGATACCTTTCCAGCGGCATATCCACTTGCGCCATAGCCTGTTTGAGCGTCCGCGGCAGCAGGGCGCCGGTTTGCGCGAGGGAGACGCTTGTTTCTTTGAGCTGGTCCGCGCGGACGATCTTATCCACGAGCCCCAGTTCAAGCGCCTGGCCCGCGCTGATGTCTTTTTCATCGGCAAGCAGCGCCCGGGTTTTGGCGTGTCCGAGGAAGCGCGTTAGAAACCACGGCAGCGCCCCCCATGGGGTCAGTTGGGAGTAGGGCGCGCGGTTGATCAGCATGAAATCTTCGGCAACCACCCGCAGGTCGCAGGCCAGGGCCGGCCCGAAAAGGGAAAAGACGGTCTTGCCCGACATGGCCGCGACCGTGAATTCGTTGATGCTGTAAATGCCTTTGACCAATCTATATGTGGCGTTTATCTCGCGGATAAGCTCTTCCTCCAGCGCATGCCGCGCCATGGGGTCCTGCTGATACTTTGGATCGCGGCAATGCAATTCGCGGTAAGCGGCCAGGACTGTTTCAAATTTTTCGGGGGAAGGTATGCCGGGCGGCGGGTAAAAAACCAGGGCATTTGAGGAGCTTTTTTCCTTATCGGAGAGGAACGCCTTCAAATCGTTCACTATTTCCACCAGCATTCCCGGGACATATTCGGAACGCGCCGCGAAATGCAGACAAATTACATCGGAAATCCGCTCGGTTTTGAAAAACCTGGCATGGTTGTTGTTTTTCTTCATATTGTTCCCCTGATTTTTCATTGTTTTAAGGTTGAAAACACGGAAGTCACCCGCCGCCCAAAACCTTGTAGAGCGTTACCAGATTGGCGAGCCGGGCCAGGCGGACGGCGATCAGGCCCTGTTGCGCGCCGTAAAGCGAGCGCTGCGAATCCAGCACCGCCAGATGGCTGTCAATGCCGTTCAGATAGCGCGCTTCGGAAATGCGGTAAGCGGCGGCGGTCGCCTGTACCAGCGATTCCTGGGCTTCCATCTGGGCCAGCAGGCTCTCCCGCCGGGCAAGGGCGTCGGCAACCTCCCGAAAAGCCGTCTGAATCGCCTTTTCGTACTGCGCCAGCAATATGTTGCGGTCGGCTTTGGCCGCGTCCAGCCGGGCCAGGTTCCGGCCGGTGTCAAAGATCGGCACGCTGATTTGCGGCGTGAAGTTCCAGACCGACGAACCGCTCTTGAAGAGGCCGGACAACTGGTCATCCATCGTGCCGTAATTGCCCGTCAGGATGACAGATGGAAAAAATGCGGCCCGCGCCGCGCCGATATTGGCGTGGGCGGACTTGAGCCGGCTCTCGGCCTCCAAAATATCCGGCCGGCGCTGGATGACGGAAGAGGGCAGTCCGGCGCTTATATCCTTCAGGAAAGCGATCGCGCTTAGTTCGTCGGGCAGAAGTTCATCCGGCACCGGCGCGCCGGCCAGGAGGTTGAGGGCGTTTTTATCCAGGGCAATCAGGCCGGCGTACCGGGCGATGTCAATCCGCGCCGCGTCCACGCTGGTCTGGGCCTGGCGCAGTTCCAGTTCGGATGCGTCGCCTGATTCAAACCTCCGCTGGATAAGCTCATAACTGGTTTCCTGGCTGTCCAGGGTGTTTTGGGCAAGAAACAGCCTTTCGCGGTCGGCGGCAAGATTCAGGCAGGCGCCGGCAATTTCAGCCGCCAGGGATATCTGCAGACTGCGGCGGGCGTGCTCGGTGGCAAGGTATTGCTCAAGGGCGCTTTTCTTGAGACTGCGGACCCGCCCGAAAATATCCAATTCGTAGGCGCTGAATCCGAGATTTACGCTGTAATACTCAATGTCCACCTTTTCTTCAAATGAAGCGATATTGGCAAATACTTCCTGCCGCGTGCCGTAGGCCGTGGCGTTAATGGTCGGCAGCAGATCGGCGCGCTGAATGCGGTAGGCGGCCCTTGTTTTTTCCACAAGCATGGCGGCCGCGCGCAGGTCGCGGTTGTTTTCCAGGGCCAGCTCAATTATTTTCTGAAGGTTTGCGTCAATGTAAAAATTGCGCCAGGGAATCTCAACGGACGCGTTGGTTGCGCCGCCGTTTTCGGCCGGCGCGGACCCGCCCGGCCAGGCGCCGGGCACGGGCGCGGCGGGCCTCGTATATTTCGGCATCAAGGTGCATCCGCCCGCAAAAAGAAGGATGATTGCCATCAGCGTCATGCTTTTATTCATAACCGTTTCCCTTGCGCGGCATTGAGGCCGGCTGTTTTGGCCGCCTTGCGTATTCTGCTTTTTCCGAAAGCTTTTTCAACCAGAACATAAAAGAGCGGGGCGAAGATGATTACCAGCACGGTGCCCGTGATCATGCCTCCCAGTACGCCCGTGCCGATTGCATTCTGGGCGCCCGCGCCCGCGCCGGTGGTGATGGCCAGGGGCAGAACGCCGCAGCCGAAAGCCAGCGAGGTCATGACGATCGGCCTGAATCTCAGCTTGGCCCCTTCCAGCGTGGCTTCAATCAGCCCCATGCCCTTTTCCAGCCCGGCCTTGGCGAACTGGACGATCAGAATCGCGTTCTTGGTTGTCAAACCCAGCGTGGTCAGGAGCGCGATCTGAAAATAAACATCATTGGTCATTCCCCGCAGGCCGGAGGCGATGACGCCGCCGATCACGCCCAGCGGTAAAACCAGCAGGATGGCAAAGGGGATGGTCCAGCTCTCGTAAAGCGCCGCCAGCACCAGGAAAATCACGAGCACCGAGAANNNNNNNNNNNNNNNNNNNNNNNNNNNNNNNNNNNNNNNNNNNNNNNNNNNNNNNNNNNNNNNNNNNNNNNNNNNNNNNNNNNNNNNNNNNNNNNNNNNNCCCTGGTTCTGGGCCCGGCCGGCAAATCCCATTCCGCAGAGGGTCATGCAGGAATCCACCGCGTCCTTCTGGTCGTTCAGGAAGTGGTCGCGCACCTTTATCATGATTTCCTCGGTCTGTTCCAGGGTTGCGCCGACCGGCAGTTGGACCATGGTCAGGAGGAGACCCTGGTCCTCGTCGGGCAGGTAGCCGGTCGGCATCCGTTGGAAAAGAAACGCCATAACCGCGGCGAGCGCCAGAAAAATGATTATAAAGCGCGTTTTTTTTCCAAGAAGGTGCGCGGTGTAATTTTGGTAAAGGTCGCGCACGCGGAAAAAGAGGCGGTCAAACCGCAGAAAGAAAGGCCGCAGGAAGCGGACGCCGGTCT from Kiritimatiellia bacterium includes:
- a CDS encoding enoyl-CoA hydratase-related protein translates to MKKNNNHARFFKTERISDVICLHFAARSEYVPGMLVEIVNDLKAFLSDKEKSSSNALVFYPPPGIPSPEKFETVLAAYRELHCRDPKYQQDPMARHALEEELIREINATYRLVKGIYSINEFTVAAMSGKTVFSLFGPALACDLRVVAEDFMLINRAPYSQLTPWGALPWFLTRFLGHAKTRALLADEKDISAGQALELGLVDKIVRADQLKETSVSLAQTGALLPRTLKQAMAQVDMPLERYLETEKSLVLSSLG
- a CDS encoding efflux transporter outer membrane subunit; translated protein: MNKSMTLMAIILLFAGGCTLMPKYTRPAAPVPGAWPGGSAPAENGGATNASVEIPWRNFYIDANLQKIIELALENNRDLRAAAMLVEKTRAAYRIQRADLLPTINATAYGTRQEVFANIASFEEKVDIEYYSVNLGFSAYELDIFGRVRSLKKSALEQYLATEHARRSLQISLAAEIAGACLNLAADRERLFLAQNTLDSQETSYELIQRRFESGDASELELRQAQTSVDAARIDIARYAGLIALDKNALNLLAGAPVPDELLPDELSAIAFLKDISAGLPSSVIQRRPDILEAESRLKSAHANIGAARAAFFPSVILTGNYGTMDDQLSGLFKSGSSVWNFTPQISVPIFDTGRNLARLDAAKADRNILLAQYEKAIQTAFREVADALARRESLLAQMEAQESLVQATAAAYRISEARYLNGIDSHLAVLDSQRSLYGAQQGLIAVRLARLANLVTLYKVLGGG
- a CDS encoding efflux RND transporter permease subunit, with amino-acid sequence FSVLVIFLVLAALYESWTIPFAILLVLPLGVIGGVIASGLRGMTNDVYFQIALLTTLGLTTKNAILIVQFAKAGLEKGMGLIEATLEGAKLRFRPIVMTSLAFGCGVLPLAITTGAGAGAQNAIGTGVLGGMITGTVLVIIFAPLFYVLVEKAFGKSRIRKAAKTAGLNAAQGKRL